In Sphaeramia orbicularis chromosome 1, fSphaOr1.1, whole genome shotgun sequence, a genomic segment contains:
- the LOC115430170 gene encoding GBF-interacting protein 1-like, which yields MSNLEKEEEKRAVDKGAFLKYFGSSHATGHDEPSSTPSASGMFSVPQDEELPSTSSDTQTSGMVWTLEEQPPFMSSETVSPLVSDTEDEDWFASTSPQQEDPSEIPAAEPPLSPTAEYEPLSVDPAHWPSLALRRGPNCSLPRV from the exons ATGTCCAatttagaaaaagaagaggagaaacGGGCAGTAGATAAAG GggcatttctaaaatattttggaTCATCCCATGCCACTGGTCATGATGAGCCATCATCTACCCCCTCAGCTTCTGGAATGTTCTCAGTGCCTCAGGATGAGGAGCTGCCATCTACCTCCTCAGATACACAGACCTCCGGAATGGTCTGGACACTTGAGGAACAGCCACCATTTATGTCCTCAGAGACAGTGTCTCCACTAGTGTCTGATACTGAGGATGAAGACTGGTTTGCTTCAACTTCTCCCCAACAGGAGGATCCTTCAG AAATTCCTGCTGCTGAACCCCCTCTGAGTCCCACTGCTGAGTATGAGCCTCTGTCAGTTGACCCTGCCCATTGGCCCTCATTGGCCCTTCGCAGAGGACCAA ATTGTTCTCTACCTCGTGTGTGA